A region from the Thermanaeromonas toyohensis ToBE genome encodes:
- the fmt gene encoding methionyl-tRNA formyltransferase — protein sequence MRIVFLGQAPFGRDCLKALVDQGEKIVGVLTIPDQPGQKAPNPVKELALELGLPLLQPPRLKDQAVIDWVASLKPDLLVLAYVTQFVPKAMIDLATYGGINFHPSLLPKYRGGSAMNWAIINGETETGITIHQIDEGVDSGPIILQEKVPIDPDDSVKTLYFGKIYPLGVKMVAEAVRLIREGKAQPIPQDESQATFQPVIKEKDVGIDWTKPTQTIYNLIRGSDPTPGAWCLFRGEKLKIWEAKPSSGRGTPGEVLSLLDDGFVVATADGAILARRVQYGGGGKVPAAEWAKEQGLQVGDILESGQPG from the coding sequence GTGCGCATCGTCTTCTTAGGGCAGGCCCCTTTTGGTCGGGACTGCTTAAAGGCATTGGTTGATCAAGGTGAAAAAATTGTCGGAGTATTAACAATCCCTGATCAACCCGGCCAAAAGGCTCCTAACCCCGTCAAAGAGTTAGCTTTAGAGTTAGGCTTACCATTACTTCAGCCTCCACGCCTTAAAGACCAAGCCGTTATAGATTGGGTAGCTTCTCTAAAACCCGACCTTCTCGTCTTAGCCTATGTTACCCAATTTGTCCCCAAGGCCATGATCGATTTGGCTACTTACGGTGGCATTAACTTTCATCCCTCCTTGCTTCCCAAGTACCGTGGTGGTAGTGCCATGAACTGGGCTATCATCAACGGTGAAACCGAGACAGGGATTACCATCCACCAGATCGATGAGGGTGTAGACTCAGGCCCTATTATCCTGCAGGAAAAGGTGCCCATTGATCCTGATGACAGCGTAAAAACCCTTTACTTTGGTAAGATCTATCCCCTGGGTGTAAAGATGGTAGCTGAGGCGGTACGGTTAATCCGGGAGGGGAAAGCCCAACCTATACCGCAAGATGAAAGCCAGGCTACCTTCCAGCCTGTCATAAAGGAAAAGGATGTGGGGATAGATTGGACTAAGCCTACCCAGACTATTTACAACCTCATCCGGGGCTCTGATCCCACCCCAGGGGCCTGGTGCCTTTTCCGTGGTGAGAAATTAAAAATTTGGGAAGCCAAGCCCTCCTCTGGTCGGGGAACACCGGGAGAAGTCCTCTCCTTGCTTGATGACGGCTTTGTAGTAGCCACAGCCGATGGGGCTATCCTTGCTCGCCGGGTACAATATGGTGGAGGAGGTAAAGTGCCTGCAGCTGAGTGGGCTAAGGAACAAGGCTTGCAAGTAGGCGATATCCTAGAGTCTGGCCAACCTGGATAA
- a CDS encoding 2-oxoacid:acceptor oxidoreductase family protein, producing the protein MPKMVEIRWHARGGQGAVLASRYLAASAIRENLYFQAFPQFGTERMGAPIVAYTRISDAPINLRCAIEEPDMVVVLDPTLLKAVNVTANLKEGGSIIANYPGTPKELAQELNVDGKFKVYAVDAYKISTEELGRPIPNTPMVGALARVLGLISLDNILAEFEEQFSHRFKPEIVQKNLKAVRRAYEEVQGI; encoded by the coding sequence ATGCCCAAGATGGTAGAGATACGCTGGCATGCCCGCGGTGGGCAAGGGGCAGTATTGGCTTCGCGGTATCTGGCTGCCTCGGCTATCCGGGAGAACCTTTACTTCCAAGCTTTTCCCCAATTCGGGACAGAGAGAATGGGTGCACCCATTGTAGCTTACACCCGCATAAGCGATGCTCCCATCAACTTGCGGTGCGCCATTGAAGAGCCGGATATGGTGGTGGTGCTGGATCCCACCCTTCTTAAAGCAGTTAACGTAACGGCCAACTTAAAAGAAGGGGGCAGCATAATCGCCAATTATCCGGGGACACCAAAAGAGCTGGCCCAGGAGCTAAACGTGGATGGAAAGTTTAAAGTTTATGCGGTGGACGCTTACAAGATTTCTACCGAGGAACTGGGCCGTCCTATCCCCAATACCCCCATGGTAGGGGCCTTGGCTCGGGTTTTAGGGCTTATCTCCTTGGATAATATCCTGGCCGAGTTTGAAGAGCAGTTCAGCCACCGCTTTAAGCCGGAAATAGTGCAGAAGAACTTGAAGGCTGTCCGGCGGGCCTATGAGGAGGTGCAGGGAATATGA
- a CDS encoding 4Fe-4S binding protein — protein MTVQINDTIRKLDKKSFPAWYEIPLGGTLVSEGSTDYHTGSWRTKRPIWNAEECSHCMICWIYCPETAIKVEGGKVTGIDTTLCKGCGICANECPRENAMTMAEGGEY, from the coding sequence ATGACCGTCCAGATCAACGATACCATCCGCAAATTAGACAAAAAATCCTTCCCCGCTTGGTATGAGATCCCGCTCGGGGGGACCTTAGTCTCCGAAGGCTCTACCGATTACCACACTGGTAGCTGGCGGACCAAGCGGCCCATATGGAATGCTGAGGAATGTTCCCACTGTATGATATGTTGGATCTACTGCCCGGAGACGGCCATCAAGGTGGAAGGCGGGAAAGTTACTGGGATCGATACTACCCTGTGCAAGGGTTGCGGTATATGTGCCAATGAATGCCCGCGGGAAAATGCCATGACTATGGCCGAGGGCGGCGAATATTAA
- a CDS encoding transketolase C-terminal domain-containing protein — protein sequence MRKTIGLTGDGAAAEAMRQIDPDVVAAYPITPQTEIVERFAEFVAEGSVHTELVTVESEHSAMSACCGSSAAGARTITCTSSQGLALMHEMLYIAAGNRLPIVMINVNRTLSAPINIHNDQSDSLGSRDAGWIQLYCEGAQEVYDTVIQAVRIAEDRSVMLPVMVCLDGFVVSHNVEPINVLDDQEVKDFIGEFRPVINLLDTENPISMGNLTLPDYFFEHKYAQAYALEQSKAVIAKVDKEFGERFGRSYGIVEGYRMEDAEIAIVTLGSMVGTARVVADDLREQGVKAGVLKIRCYRPFPIEEVAEALKGVKAAAVMEKALSPGAPGPAVFSDVLGALYHKGLHVNLISYVAGLGGRDVPAKSIRKVYEHLQKIAALGKVDRILNYLDLRGWQ from the coding sequence ATGAGGAAAACCATCGGGCTAACTGGTGACGGTGCTGCGGCGGAGGCCATGCGCCAGATCGACCCTGATGTGGTGGCAGCCTATCCCATCACGCCACAGACAGAGATCGTAGAACGTTTTGCTGAGTTTGTGGCGGAGGGCTCGGTGCATACCGAGCTAGTTACGGTAGAAAGCGAGCACAGCGCCATGAGCGCCTGCTGCGGCTCCTCTGCTGCAGGTGCGCGCACCATAACCTGTACTTCTTCCCAGGGTTTGGCTCTAATGCATGAAATGCTTTATATCGCTGCTGGGAACCGGCTTCCCATTGTGATGATCAATGTAAACCGTACCCTTTCCGCTCCTATCAACATTCACAACGATCAAAGCGATAGCCTGGGTTCTCGGGACGCTGGCTGGATCCAGCTATACTGTGAGGGAGCCCAGGAAGTTTACGATACCGTTATTCAGGCCGTCCGCATTGCCGAAGATCGCTCAGTTATGTTGCCTGTTATGGTGTGTCTAGATGGCTTCGTGGTAAGCCATAATGTGGAACCCATCAATGTGCTGGATGATCAGGAAGTTAAGGACTTTATCGGCGAGTTCCGGCCAGTGATCAACCTCTTGGACACGGAAAATCCCATTTCCATGGGGAATCTCACCTTGCCGGACTATTTCTTCGAGCATAAGTATGCCCAGGCTTATGCCTTGGAGCAATCTAAGGCTGTTATAGCTAAAGTGGATAAGGAGTTCGGAGAAAGATTTGGCCGCAGCTACGGTATAGTTGAGGGTTACCGGATGGAAGATGCTGAGATAGCCATCGTAACCTTGGGATCCATGGTAGGTACAGCTCGGGTAGTAGCTGACGACCTCCGGGAGCAGGGTGTGAAAGCTGGGGTCCTCAAGATCCGCTGCTATCGGCCTTTCCCCATTGAGGAAGTGGCAGAGGCCCTAAAAGGGGTTAAGGCGGCCGCAGTTATGGAGAAGGCCCTCTCTCCTGGCGCTCCCGGACCAGCCGTGTTCAGCGATGTGTTAGGTGCCCTATATCATAAGGGCCTACATGTTAACCTTATAAGCTATGTGGCCGGTCTGGGCGGGCGCGATGTGCCAGCGAAGAGCATCCGTAAGGTATATGAGCACCTGCAGAAGATAGCTGCTTTAGGTAAAGTTGATCGCATCCTTAATTACCTCGACCTAAGGGGGTGGCAATAA